A DNA window from Solanum lycopersicum chromosome 3, SLM_r2.1 contains the following coding sequences:
- the LOC101249803 gene encoding type IV inositol polyphosphate 5-phosphatase 9-like isoform X1 — protein sequence MWLALAANNILEDGQNHEVDYQTTSAQIQNLTLFVSSWNVGGIAPPSELNMEDLLHDENNLADIYVLGFQEIVPLNAGNILVQENTSISMQWNSLIRTALNKTDDIRLHHKAELGESHQKVYPLKREGSFTSNSPHFECIISKQMVGIFITIWARSPLLPYIRHTSVSSVGCGIFGCLGNKGSVSVRFCLHETSFCFVCSHLASGGKEGDKRERNANASQILSRTQFSSDPFQCLPRKILQHDRVIWLGDLNYRICLPEPTTRSLVNDRQWSTLLQNDQLKAELREGCTFEGWNEEEIEFAPTYKYNLDSDDYYGCNNQKGKKEKNRTPAWCDRIIWFGKGLKQRQYSRGESKLSDHRPVRAIFTAEVKVQCQSTENFVKMFS from the exons ATGTGGCTTGCTTTAGCAGCTAACAACATCCTTGAAGACGGACAGAATCATGAAGTTGATTATCAAACTACGTCtgctcaaattcaaaatttgac ATTATTTGTTAGCTCATGGAATGTTGGAGGCATTGCACCACCTTCCGAGTTAAACATGGAAGACTTGCTCCATGATGAAAACAATTTGGCTGATATCTACGTTCTCGG GTTTCAAGAAATTGTACCTTTGAATGCCGGAAACATCTTAGTGCAAGAGAATACAAGCATATCTATGCAATGGAATTCTCTTATTAGAACAGCTCTTAACAAGACTGATGATATTCGTCTTCATCACAAGGCGGAGCTTGGAGAAAGTCATCAAAAGGTTTATCCATTAAAGAGAGAGGGATCCTTTACTAGTAATTCACCACATTTTGAATGCATAATTAGCAAACAAATGGTAGGAATTTTTATTACCATATGGGCAAGGTCTCCCCTGCTTCCTTATATCAGGCATACAAGTGTCTCCTCTGTAGGCTGTGGTATTTTCGGCTGCCTCGGCAACAAG GGTTCAGTTTCGGTTAGATTTTGCTTGCACGAAACAAGTTTCTGCTTTGTGTGTAGTCATTTGGCTTCTGGTGGAAAAGAAGGAGACAAGAGAGAGCGAAATGCAAATGCCTCTCAAATACTATCACGCACACAATTTTCCTCTGATCCATTTCAATGTTTGCCGAGAAAGATTTTACAACACGA CAGAGTGATTTGGCTTGGCGACTTGAACTACAGGATTTGCTTACCAGAACCCACAACTAGATCTTTAGTCAATGACAGGCAATGGAGCACGTTGTTACAAAATGATCAG TTGAAGGCAGAGCTAAGAGAAGGCTGCACCTTTGAGGGTTGGAATGAGGAGGAAATTGAGTTTGCGCCGACATATAAATACAATCTAGATTCTGATGATTATTATGGCTGCAATAATCAGAAAGGGAAGAAGGAAAAGAATCGAACCCCTGCCTG GTGTGATAGGATTATATGGTTTGGGAAGGGACTGAAACAAAGGCAGTATAGTCGAGGTGAGAGTAAGCTGTCGGACCACAGACCAGTACGAGCAATTTTCACAGCAGAGGTCAAGGTTCAGTGTCAATCAACAGAAAATTTTGTCAAAATGTTTTCATAA
- the LOC101249803 gene encoding type IV inositol polyphosphate 5-phosphatase 9-like isoform X2 yields MWLALAANNILEDGQNHEVDYQTTSAQIQNLTLFVSSWNVGGIAPPSELNMEDLLHDENNLADIYVLGFQEIVPLNAGNILVQENTSISMQWNSLIRTALNKTDDIRLHHKAELGESHQKVYPLKREGSFTSNSPHFECIISKQMVGIFITIWARSPLLPYIRHTSVSSVGCGIFGCLGNKGSVSVRFCLHETSFCFVCSHLASGGKEGDKRERNANASQILSRTQFSSDPFQCLPRKILQHEVIWLGDLNYRICLPEPTTRSLVNDRQWSTLLQNDQLKAELREGCTFEGWNEEEIEFAPTYKYNLDSDDYYGCNNQKGKKEKNRTPAWCDRIIWFGKGLKQRQYSRGESKLSDHRPVRAIFTAEVKVQCQSTENFVKMFS; encoded by the exons ATGTGGCTTGCTTTAGCAGCTAACAACATCCTTGAAGACGGACAGAATCATGAAGTTGATTATCAAACTACGTCtgctcaaattcaaaatttgac ATTATTTGTTAGCTCATGGAATGTTGGAGGCATTGCACCACCTTCCGAGTTAAACATGGAAGACTTGCTCCATGATGAAAACAATTTGGCTGATATCTACGTTCTCGG GTTTCAAGAAATTGTACCTTTGAATGCCGGAAACATCTTAGTGCAAGAGAATACAAGCATATCTATGCAATGGAATTCTCTTATTAGAACAGCTCTTAACAAGACTGATGATATTCGTCTTCATCACAAGGCGGAGCTTGGAGAAAGTCATCAAAAGGTTTATCCATTAAAGAGAGAGGGATCCTTTACTAGTAATTCACCACATTTTGAATGCATAATTAGCAAACAAATGGTAGGAATTTTTATTACCATATGGGCAAGGTCTCCCCTGCTTCCTTATATCAGGCATACAAGTGTCTCCTCTGTAGGCTGTGGTATTTTCGGCTGCCTCGGCAACAAG GGTTCAGTTTCGGTTAGATTTTGCTTGCACGAAACAAGTTTCTGCTTTGTGTGTAGTCATTTGGCTTCTGGTGGAAAAGAAGGAGACAAGAGAGAGCGAAATGCAAATGCCTCTCAAATACTATCACGCACACAATTTTCCTCTGATCCATTTCAATGTTTGCCGAGAAAGATTTTACAACACGA AGTGATTTGGCTTGGCGACTTGAACTACAGGATTTGCTTACCAGAACCCACAACTAGATCTTTAGTCAATGACAGGCAATGGAGCACGTTGTTACAAAATGATCAG TTGAAGGCAGAGCTAAGAGAAGGCTGCACCTTTGAGGGTTGGAATGAGGAGGAAATTGAGTTTGCGCCGACATATAAATACAATCTAGATTCTGATGATTATTATGGCTGCAATAATCAGAAAGGGAAGAAGGAAAAGAATCGAACCCCTGCCTG GTGTGATAGGATTATATGGTTTGGGAAGGGACTGAAACAAAGGCAGTATAGTCGAGGTGAGAGTAAGCTGTCGGACCACAGACCAGTACGAGCAATTTTCACAGCAGAGGTCAAGGTTCAGTGTCAATCAACAGAAAATTTTGTCAAAATGTTTTCATAA